TACCGTTACAAAATAGCACGCCGGCACACGTGCAAGCGAACAGAGCTTCACGCCGAGGAGCGTCGTCTTCCCGCCGAGCCCCATGGGTCCTATGCCGAGGTCGTTCGCGCTCGTGAGTATACGCTTCTCGAGCTCTGAAAGTGCTGTGTTCGGATTCTCATCGTCAAGCGGACGGAACAGCTGCATTTTTGCCGCATGCCACGCACTTTCGCGGTCGCCGCCTATCGCAACGCCGAGTATACCCGGGGCGCATCCATTGCCCTCTGCATTGACGATAATACGCATGACCGCACGGAACACGCCCTCGCTGTCGCGCCCGGCACCGAGGGTCATATCCGGGAGCGATATCTGCGCGCTCACATTCTCGCTCCCGCCGCCTTTCTGCAGCATCGCGATGGAAAAAATATCGTCCGGCTCAACATGTATCGTCGGCATGTTCGCGAACACATTATCGGGATACGATCTTCCGTCGACGGTACTGATGGTGTTCGGCCTGAGATATGAGCGCTCGGATGCCGCTCTCACGGCATTGCGTATGGCATCGGGTACGGCAAGCGATGTCCACTCTGCGGGGGGGCATCGAACAAAGAACGTCGGATACCCCGTATCCTGACAGAGCGCAAGTGATCGGGCTTTCGCTGAATCGATGTTGCTGACGATATCCTCAAGCGCAGCGCGCGCAGAACTCCCGGGGGCTTCATCGGTCGCCGCTCGGTGCAATGCGGATGTAATATCGTCCGGAAGCGTGCTCGTATTCACGCGGATCAGTTCTATGACGGCATCGGTAAGCGTTTTTCCGGTCATGGTTTTGCACCCGCCGGCAACCCGGCATAGGCGATAAGCCCGCGATAGAGGCAGTTCGCCAGCTCGCG
The window above is part of the Spirochaetota bacterium genome. Proteins encoded here:
- a CDS encoding fumarate hydratase; translated protein: MTGKTLTDAVIELIRVNTSTLPDDITSALHRAATDEAPGSSARAALEDIVSNIDSAKARSLALCQDTGYPTFFVRCPPAEWTSLAVPDAIRNAVRAASERSYLRPNTISTVDGRSYPDNVFANMPTIHVEPDDIFSIAMLQKGGGSENVSAQISLPDMTLGAGRDSEGVFRAVMRIIVNAEGNGCAPGILGVAIGGDRESAWHAAKMQLFRPLDDENPNTALSELEKRILTSANDLGIGPMGLGGKTTLLGVKLCSLARVPACYFVTVSYGCYALRRRTMTITDGGCSIA